The DNA segment GCGGTGACCGGAATGATTACGGCCGAAAGCGCCACTAGCGTGACGGTCAGTCGCGCCGCGGCCGCTGCGGATACCGTGCTTCGCAACGAGATCGATACGATGCAAAGCACCGGAATGTCACTAATGCCGGAAGGATTAGAGGAAACCATCGATCAGGATACGTTGGCAAATATCATTGCCTACCTGATGGAACCTCGAACCGTGACTCCGGCCAGCAAGTAGGCGTTTAGTCATCCGTGTGTAGTTTTTCGATGCAGGTCGCGATCAATGCGGTCCAGCCCGTTTGGTGGCTGGCCCCCAGGCCGCGTCCTGTATCGCCATGGAAGTATTCGTAAAACAGCACGTTCTGATGCCAGATCTTGTTCTCTGGTGATTCTCCTTCGCCAGCCAGACAGGCTCGTGGCGAGCTTGGAGTCGGTCTGCGAAACAGGTTGCCCAAGCGACCGTAGATCTCTTCAGCAGCTTGCTGCAGGTTCACTAGATTGCCTGAACCTTTGGGGCACTCCACCTGCAGATCATCCCCATAGAAATCGTGGTAGCGTTCCAAAGCCTCGCATAGCAGGAAGTTGATCGGAAACCAGATCGGCCCGCGCCAATTTGAATTTCCTCCAAACATCCAGCTGTCCGATTCGCCGGGAACGTAGGCGACGCGTAGTTTTTCCCCGCGAAACTGGATTTCGAAAGGTTCGGTTGCATGCCGCTTCGACATCGACCGAATTCCAAAATCGGATAGGAATTCGCTTTCGTCCAAAATCGTCGCAATGACTTCTTTTAATCGCTCTTTCGAAGGAATCGACAGCAGCAGACTGGTCTTACGGTTGTCTTGTTCAGCAAAGCTGATGTGCCGTACCAAGTCGTGGCGATACTTCAGGAACCATGCCAATTTTTCCTTGAATGCCGGCAGTTGATCGATCAGTTCGCGGTCTAATATTTCGACCGCAATCAAAGGCAGCAGCCCCACCAACGAACGCACCTTTAGTGGCAGGCTTTGCCCGTCGACTTGCAGATGGTCATAGTAGAACTGGTCGTCCTCGTTCCATAGTCCCGTTCCGTCAATCGTATTCATCGCATCGGTGATGCGAATAAAGTGGTCCAAGAATTTAGATGCCATTTCTGCATAGGCTTCGTCTTCGCGGGCCAATTCCAGGCTGATCGACAACATTGTTGCACAGTAGAACGCCATCCAGGCGGTTCCGTCAGCCTGTTCCAGTTGAGTGTTCTCGGGCAGACCAGCGGAACGGTCGAAGACGCCGATGTTGTCCAGCCCAAGGAATCCTCCAGCGAAGACATTGTCTCCGTTGCCATCCACTTGGTTAACCCACCAAGTGAAATTCATCAACAACCGTTGGAAGGCGGTGGCCAAGAACCGACGATCCGGTTTTCCTTGTTTGGCGGTGATTTGATAGACCCGTAAACAGGCCCATGCATGAACCGGTGGGTTGACGTCTCCGAAATCAAATTCATACGCTGGCATCTGCCCGTTCGGATGCATATACCATTCACGCAGCAGGACCGTCAGTTGCCGTTTGGCGAATTCAGGATCGATCTTTGCCATCGGAATCATATGGAACGCTAAATCCCAAGCAGCGAACCAGGGGTATTCCCATTTGTCTGGCATGGAGAGGATGTCTCTGGCATACATATGTTGCCAATGGTGATTCCGCCCTTGTTTGCGTGCTTCCGGTGGGTGGTCGATGTCGTCATCACCGTGAAGCCAGTCTTCGACGATGTAGTGGTAGAACTGTTTGGTCCACAGCAGCCCTGCATATGCCTGACGCGAAATTAACCGTTCGTCATCGCTGACGGTTTTAGGGATGACGGTGGCATAGAACTGGTCCGCTTCCGCGATCCTGTCTGTGAAAATCTGCTGGAAATCTTCGTCAAACGGAGTCTGTGATTCGTGGTCGGTCCGCTGCCAGCGGATTCGAATTTCACGGCTCTCTCCCGCCGGGATGTTCAAGCGATACAGCCCCGCAACTTTGGTCCCGCGGCGTTTGGGGTTCACCGCTGCCAGTTCGCCATCGACCACGTATCGGTGGAATGCGTCTTTGGTGTAGGGACTGAAATTCGGAGTATCAAAAAGTTGTTCTTGATTCGTTTCATTTTCGGTGAACAACATTTCGACGGTGTCGCCATCGGGATGCGGTCCAAATTCGCCAGTGAATGGCTCGAGGGTTTCATGTTCCGTCTGAAACTGAAGGTCTCCGCTCGCTTCAATGCGTGGTTTCAGGGAACACCCTTCGTGTCGGCATCCCCATACCCAGGTGT comes from the Roseimaritima multifibrata genome and includes:
- a CDS encoding MGH1-like glycoside hydrolase domain-containing protein; this translates as MTPEHRRLQENEAREVNWKRWGPYLSERQWGTVREDYSEGGNSWRDFSHEQSRSRAYRWGEDGLLGLTDRECRFCFSIALWNGNDPILKERLFGLTGPEGNHGEDVKECYYYLDSTPTHSYCKGLYRYPHAEYPYGELKRVNADRGLSELEYEINDTGIFAENRFFDVQMETAKKSADDILVRLTITNHGPDAHSLCVLPQLWFRNTWVWGCRHEGCSLKPRIEASGDLQFQTEHETLEPFTGEFGPHPDGDTVEMLFTENETNQEQLFDTPNFSPYTKDAFHRYVVDGELAAVNPKRRGTKVAGLYRLNIPAGESREIRIRWQRTDHESQTPFDEDFQQIFTDRIAEADQFYATVIPKTVSDDERLISRQAYAGLLWTKQFYHYIVEDWLHGDDDIDHPPEARKQGRNHHWQHMYARDILSMPDKWEYPWFAAWDLAFHMIPMAKIDPEFAKRQLTVLLREWYMHPNGQMPAYEFDFGDVNPPVHAWACLRVYQITAKQGKPDRRFLATAFQRLLMNFTWWVNQVDGNGDNVFAGGFLGLDNIGVFDRSAGLPENTQLEQADGTAWMAFYCATMLSISLELAREDEAYAEMASKFLDHFIRITDAMNTIDGTGLWNEDDQFYYDHLQVDGQSLPLKVRSLVGLLPLIAVEILDRELIDQLPAFKEKLAWFLKYRHDLVRHISFAEQDNRKTSLLLSIPSKERLKEVIATILDESEFLSDFGIRSMSKRHATEPFEIQFRGEKLRVAYVPGESDSWMFGGNSNWRGPIWFPINFLLCEALERYHDFYGDDLQVECPKGSGNLVNLQQAAEEIYGRLGNLFRRPTPSSPRACLAGEGESPENKIWHQNVLFYEYFHGDTGRGLGASHQTGWTALIATCIEKLHTDD